The genomic stretch AGGAAAGGCCGATTTTGAATCCTTAACAGAACATTATGGGTGCCGGGCTAAAACCTTGGAGGTCATAATCGCATCATATACAATACAATTACTAGAAAACGTAAGATTATGGGCACCTTTGCCTTGCCCTGCCCTTCTAAGACCCTACACTGTGTACGAAAAGCACCGACTGTAATAGGAATTGGCAAAGTATTTACGAGTTGTGATCTTGACACTTCGCTCAGACTATTCAAGCATCCAAAATTGCAACCACCCACTACATGAACTGCCTCAGTTCTGCACCATTAAAGTAGCATCTAGAATAATCAGCAAGTAGGGCTAGCAAGAGTACAAGACAACTAACAAGTTGTTTAGCACCTAATATGGCTTTCCTGACTATCCTTTCTTAAGATACTAAGAATATTGTTTAGGCCTTAAATTCAACATGTGCCATAATAGTATCTTTTAAGTGTTAAGTCTCACCAGTCATACCACTAGGCATAACTACATTGACAAACAGAATGAACAGAGATTTATTATCATATTTCGGATAGTGTCTTTCCGAAACACATACCTCTATTCCATGGAAAGGATAAAAGCAAGATAGTAAATCTGGGTCGTGACAAACTGACAACGCACTACGAGTCTACGAcctatttataaatattttggagGTTCATATGTCCGTATTTTTAAGATGGTATTAGCCGAATTTAGTACGACGACCAAGATTATACAACCACAAGAATATATGTTCAATCGAGATTGCGCTTATCGCTTAAACCTTTTAGACAATCCATATCACAAAATGAAGTGGAGTACAACATAGGAATTAAAGAGCTCCTCAACATTTTTATGCATAGTATAATTTAGTTATTAGGGCCCAAAGTGCATTCCTCTTCAACCACTATACTTGTCTTCTTATGAAGTAGAGGTCATCTAAGTCAACAGAAGCAGATTATTCTTCTATGGAGGCTCACGAAAACCAATTAGTAGCCCTTAAGACAGATGTATCCGTTTTAACATTAAAACGGGTCAAGTATCATTCCACTTGTGCATATAAGACAAATATGTTGCTTATCCCTATGCATTCTGCTGTTGTTTTATTCATACTACTTgccccgtcttaagcttaagacggatataacCGTCTTCAATAAGAATTTGTACACAAAAAATAAATATCCCACTTCATAATTAACCAATAACTAAGAAGAAAATAGAGACCAGTAACTATCTAAACGTACAACTCTAATTTGTCACTGCTTCTATGGCAAAGATGCCTTGATGTGCTACTTAGGAGAGTAAACAAGTCAAACTGAATGTTCCATGCATCACAGCGCACTAGCATTAGTGTATGATATAGACACATTTAAAATTCTTCTACTTCCACTATAAATTGGCAACATTTGAGTGCATGTTTCATAACATTTAACAGTGAAAAACTAATACAGTAAGAAAACATAAAAATGGGTTCTAAGATAAACATTCCCTCTTTTACagttctttttgttttgttttcagtTTTCTGTTGTCTTAGTGTTCAGCTTGAAGCACAGCTTCAAGTAGGGTTCTATAGCCAAACATGTCCGTCAGCTGAACAGATTGTGAGACAAGAGGTCATGAAAGGGTTTATGAATAACAATGGGATTGCCCCTGGCTTAGTGAGAATGCACTTTCATGACTGTTTCGTTAGGGTAAGTCAAGATTTGTTATACACGTAGCATAACGACCTTAGTTTAAAAAAGCGTGTCAGATGTTCGGTAAGGTACTAGGCAAAACGCGTCAGGTGCGCCTCATGGATAAGGCACACCAAATCATGTGCACAAAAACACAgattctatatttttttttttctaattcttTTGTTTTGCCCTTCTCTTTGCCCCTAAAAACAGTGTCGTTAAACAATTTATACTGAACACACAATATATTTTGAAATTAAATGATGTGCATCGGATGCACACACACACTTAGTACCTTGCACCTCAGCATTGGGTATACCTTGCACCTACTGAAACTAAGAAATGTATTAGAAACTAATGAAGTTATTTATTTCAGGGTTGTGATGCATCAATTCTCATCGACTCCACGTCCTCTAACACGGCTGAGAAAGATTCGCCAATTAACAACCCTAGCCTAAGAGGGTTTGAGGTAATTGACAGTGCAAAGGCTAGACTTGAAGCACAATGCAGCGGGATTGTATCATGTGCTGATATATTAGCTTTCGCAGCTAGAGATAGTATAGCAATAGTAAGTACTCCATACATTATGATCATTCAGACAATATTCAAACAAACAACAGAGTACACATGACTAATTGAAATAATGTTATGATATTGACGTGTTTCAGACTAAGGGGCCATTCTATAATGTTCCGGCTGGTAGAAGGGATGGCAGAGTCTCTTTAGCTTCAGACGTGTCACAAAACATCCCCTCACCGGCATTCAACCTTAACAACCTTACTCAGAACTTTGCTAACAAAGGATTGTCACAGGATGAAATGGTAACTCTTTCAGGTATGGGGTTTTAATTCATCAATAACTATGATCACATGTATCAATGAAAAGGGGAAACGTAGTCTAACTCGGCTGCTAAAACAGGAGCTCATACAATTGGCCAGTCTCATTGCTCAATTCTCACCAACGTCGACCAAAGGTTGTTCAACTTCAGTGGCACGAATGGACCAGACCCTACTTTGGACTCAAAATATCTAGCACAGCTTCAACAAGAGTGCCCAAATGGGAGCAATGACCCTAACTCGGCCGTTCCAATGGACCCTTCAAGCCCACTTGTCACAAATGTAAATTACTATTGCAACGTCTTAGCCAACCGTGGCCTGTTCACATCAGATCAGTCACTTCTGACAGACTCGACTACAGCTAGTGCCGTAAACCAGAATTCAAGAAATCAATTCCTATGGTTTATGAAGTTTAAAGCTGCAATAGTGAAGATGGGTCAGATTGGTGTAACTACTGGAAGTGATGGAGAGATCCGGACAAACTGCAGGGTGATCAATTAAGGAAGGGATGTGTGAACTGTGCTCATCCAACTTTTAAGCAGAGATGGCCTAGTCCAAAACTGGATATAGCATCTTTCATGTCAAGTGTACTTTTTATTAAAAACCGAGTTACTATCCAATCAATATAGATCTCAATTTGGAATACTACCTTGTTTCAATTAGCAACAAGAACATCTCTAAAAGTAAAAACATACGAATAAATTTAAGGCAGCAAAAtcaatcaccatacaagaaaaaTACTAACGGTACTTCAAAGGGACAGGCAGCAATTCAAAAATGCATTAACTTAATCAAAGCTTAGTTAAAATAAAGAATAACAACCAAAGTAAATGAGAACTGAAACTCGAAGGAAGACAGGAGAGACTAAAGAAAAGGAAGATGAGCTGAcctaagaaaagaaaagaaacttCTTCCACCTCCTGCGCAGCAGTAGTTGTAATAGACGATCCAACTTAGCAGGCATTGATAACATGTCAGGCATTCTGAACTGCTGGGCAGCCTGAATTTGAAGCCGAGAGCTCAAGTCCTCAATCTTTGCCACTCCAACCAAATATGAGATGCTTCTCTGAATGTGGGAGATGAAGAACATAATCTAGAATTACAGGTAATTTAAATCAGTATCACTGTCACAGAATTAATACTTACAACATCGGTTACTGTTACATAAAAGAATGTCCTACTTTTTTAGCCCTCTCGATGATAACTCGGCTGACACCAGTAATGAGCCAAGCTGCACTTCTTTTGACTTCTGTTCTGCTTTGAACCGTCCCCTGAGCCTGAATCAGGCAAAACAAGCAATGCTGATATACTAGCTTTTGCAGCCAGGGATAATGTAATTATGGTAAGTGCACTATCACTCAATCACAGATATCTCGAATACAAATGCCAGCAATCTAACTTCATCAAGCACAGTGTGCATGCAATAACACAAATGCACAAGTTTCCGTTTAATATAAAGCGACACGATTACAAGTATCAGACATGGATACGTGACAAAGCATCAAATTCGGCTTTAAAAAAACAGATTTTTGGCCTAACGGCAAGTGTCAAATGTATGTTCACGCTTCCAAGTGTTATGTATCCCTCAAGTAAAAAGAAAAGTCCAAGCAAAATAAACTACTCCGCAGCTTTTAAAAATCCAAATTTAACTTGGACCTTGGCaaaaaaataagaataaaaataaaaaataggaGCTCATACCCTAGGGCGGTCTCATTGCACAACCATTGTCAACGTAGACAACAGACTCTACAACTTCAATGGCACGAACGCAACAGATCCCACCTTACACCCAACGTATGCTGCACAATTAAAGCAACAGTGTCCGCAAGGCAGCAATAACGGTAGCTCAGATGGATCCAGCTAGCAAATCGGTGACTGATGTAAGCTACTACACCAACATCTTGGCTATTGTTCACATCAGATCAGACTCTTATGACCAATGCTACAATGGCTAGCCAGGTGAATCAGAATGTAGGAAGTCAAGACCTAAGGTTCAGTAAGTTTAAAGCTGCTATGGTGAACATGGGTAAGATTGAGATCCTTACAAGTACTGCTGGAGAAATCAGAACAAACTGTAGGGTCATTAACTAAGAGATGTATATGCAATCATTCCAACTCCACGAATGCTCTGAACAGACAAATGCCATAGA from Silene latifolia isolate original U9 population chromosome 5, ASM4854445v1, whole genome shotgun sequence encodes the following:
- the LOC141657130 gene encoding peroxidase 5-like — protein: MGSKINIPSFTVLFVLFSVFCCLSVQLEAQLQVGFYSQTCPSAEQIVRQEVMKGFMNNNGIAPGLVRMHFHDCFVRGCDASILIDSTSSNTAEKDSPINNPSLRGFEVIDSAKARLEAQCSGIVSCADILAFAARDSIAITKGPFYNVPAGRRDGRVSLASDVSQNIPSPAFNLNNLTQNFANKGLSQDEMVTLSGAHTIGQSHCSILTNVDQRLFNFSGTNGPDPTLDSKYLAQLQQECPNGSNDPNSAVPMDPSSPLVTNVNYYCNVLANRGLFTSDQSLLTDSTTASAVNQNSRNQFLWFMKFKAAIVKMGQIGVTTGSDGEIRTNCRVIN